A stretch of the Comamonas testosteroni TK102 genome encodes the following:
- a CDS encoding homoserine kinase, whose amino-acid sequence MAVFTEVSDKDARDLLRRMSLGSFKELRGIQGGIENTNYFLTTDQGEWVLTLFERLSAEQLPFYLYLMKHLARAGIPVPDPQSETRSGDILLKVCGKPASIVNRLAGKSQLAPAAVHCAAVGDMLARMHLAGQDYDRQQPNLRGLPWWNETVPVVLPHLGEETAAMLRAELAYQNHVAASASYAALPRGPVHADLFRDNVMFDGERLTGFFDFYFAGVDTWLFDLAVCLNDWCIDHATGAHDAERAKAMLAAYQAVRPLAAAERELLNAQLRAGALRFWISRLWDFHLPREAALLQPHDPTHFERVLSQRIAHPLTLD is encoded by the coding sequence ATGGCTGTTTTCACCGAAGTTTCCGATAAAGATGCGCGCGACCTGCTGCGCCGCATGTCCCTAGGCTCGTTCAAGGAATTGCGCGGCATTCAAGGCGGTATCGAAAACACCAACTACTTTCTGACGACCGACCAGGGTGAGTGGGTGCTGACACTGTTCGAACGCCTGAGCGCCGAACAGCTGCCGTTCTATCTGTACCTGATGAAGCATCTGGCACGGGCCGGCATTCCCGTGCCGGACCCGCAAAGCGAGACTCGCAGCGGCGACATTCTGCTCAAGGTCTGCGGCAAGCCTGCGTCCATCGTCAACCGCCTGGCCGGCAAGAGCCAGCTGGCCCCGGCTGCCGTGCACTGCGCGGCCGTGGGCGACATGCTGGCGCGCATGCATCTGGCCGGTCAGGACTACGACCGCCAGCAGCCCAATCTGCGCGGCCTGCCCTGGTGGAATGAAACCGTGCCCGTGGTCCTGCCGCATCTGGGCGAGGAAACCGCCGCCATGTTGCGCGCCGAACTGGCCTACCAGAACCATGTCGCCGCCTCGGCCAGCTATGCGGCCCTGCCGCGTGGCCCCGTCCATGCCGATCTGTTCCGTGACAACGTGATGTTCGACGGCGAACGGCTCACCGGTTTCTTCGACTTCTATTTCGCGGGCGTGGACACCTGGCTCTTCGATCTGGCGGTCTGCCTCAACGACTGGTGTATCGATCACGCAACAGGTGCCCATGATGCCGAGCGCGCCAAGGCCATGCTTGCGGCCTACCAGGCCGTGCGCCCGCTGGCCGCAGCCGAGCGCGAACTGCTCAACGCCCAGCTGCGTGCCGGCGCCCTGCGTTTCTGGATCTCCCGCCTCTGGGACTTCCATCTGCCGCGTGAAGCCGCCCTGCTGCAGCCCCACGACCCCACCCACTTCGAGCGCGTGCTGAGCCAGCGCATCGCCCATCCGTTGACGCTGGACTGA
- a CDS encoding BPSS1780 family membrane protein, with amino-acid sequence MKLQIVPPGTGLQWVLQGLRTFRSQPLALAALFFLGMASMSLISAVPLIGPVIALALLPCISLSMMVAASEAAHGRKPTPALLLVSFRSGSQHLHSMLILGGLYAAGFLLIIGASSLVDGGTFASVYLGQTPMTRELAEEPEFQSAMWLSMFLYLPLSLAFWHAPALIHWHGISPVKSLFFSFVGCIRNIGAYLVFGVCWIGVFIVSGMALAIVTGILAMLIGSIAGGLMVATALMLAAIFFTSIVFTFRDSFSPPDAEQTLIDSAPPAPDL; translated from the coding sequence ATGAAACTTCAAATCGTTCCACCCGGCACCGGTCTGCAATGGGTGCTGCAGGGCCTGCGCACCTTCAGAAGCCAGCCCCTGGCCCTGGCCGCCCTGTTCTTTCTGGGCATGGCCAGCATGTCGCTGATCTCGGCCGTGCCGCTGATCGGCCCCGTCATCGCGTTGGCACTGCTGCCCTGCATCTCGCTGAGCATGATGGTCGCGGCCTCCGAAGCCGCCCACGGCCGCAAGCCCACACCGGCGCTGCTGCTGGTGTCTTTTCGCTCCGGCAGCCAGCACCTGCACTCCATGCTGATCCTGGGCGGCCTCTATGCCGCCGGCTTTCTGCTCATCATCGGTGCCTCCAGCCTGGTCGATGGCGGCACGTTCGCCAGTGTCTACCTGGGCCAGACCCCCATGACCCGCGAACTCGCCGAGGAGCCCGAGTTCCAGTCCGCCATGTGGCTGAGCATGTTTCTCTACCTGCCGCTGTCGCTGGCCTTCTGGCATGCACCGGCGCTCATTCACTGGCATGGCATCAGCCCCGTCAAATCGCTGTTCTTCAGCTTTGTCGGTTGCATCCGCAATATCGGTGCCTATCTGGTGTTCGGTGTCTGCTGGATCGGTGTGTTCATCGTCTCCGGCATGGCTCTGGCCATCGTCACCGGCATTCTGGCCATGCTCATCGGCAGCATTGCCGGGGGTCTGATGGTGGCAACGGCCCTGATGCTGGCTGCCATCTTTTTTACCTCCATCGTGTTTACCTTCCGTGACAGCTTCAGCCCTCCCGACGCCGAGCAGACGCTGATCGACAGCGCACCGCCCGCGCCGGATTTGTAA